One Euphorbia lathyris chromosome 1, ddEupLath1.1, whole genome shotgun sequence DNA segment encodes these proteins:
- the LOC136211034 gene encoding uncharacterized protein isoform X1 yields MRQVGMLCAAALVAVQEKIGKLKDDHMNTKTLAEGLNQIKGVKVDVVAIETNIVHSRVMESGIDFCGTEMGITSGSPTRYFFEARILNVFGSSIKHSLAKITQDELSICSLFAAFVLLHLVLHLFF; encoded by the exons ATGAGACAAGTTGGTATGCTTTGTGCTGCTGCTCTAGTTGCTGTACAAGAAAAAATTGGAAAGCTCAAGGATGATCACATGAACACCAAGACATTAGCAG AGGGACTGAATCAGATCAAAGGAGTAAAAGTAGATGTTGTAGCTATAGAAACCAACATT GTGCATTCTAGAGTGATGGAGAGTGGTATAGACTTTTGTGGAACTGAAATGGGTATTACATCAGGTTCTCCTACACGCTATTTCTTTGAGGCAAGGATACTGAATGTCTTTGGTTCTTCTATTAAGCATTCTCTAGCAAAAATTACACAGGATGAATTATCTATATGCTCCCTCTTTGCTGCTTTTGTCTTGTTGCATCTAGTTCTGCATTTATTTTTTTGA